TCATTGTTGACGCCAGTACGCCACCGAAGAATGCAGTGAGCGACAAAGACGGTCGTATCAGCAATAGTGCGTTGAGCTTCTGGACCCTTCCCGGCGACTTGCGTGACCCGGTCCAGGGTATAGATGAATTTTTTGCCGGTTCCGACGGACGCTTTATTGAACGCGGCGGTTGTGGATCACGGATACCCGGGTACAAGCTCACTTGCGCCGGGACCACGTGCACCAGCACCTTTACCCCGGGGTTGACCAATCCCGCCGGCACCGCCACGGCAACATCAAACCGGAAGGTCTTTACTGACCCGGCCGGCTTTACCAATGGAAACGCAACCGGCCTGAGACCACTGGAAGCGACTACTTCAGTCGCTGCAGCAACTGATATTATGGCTGCATTTGGTGTCGCAACCGCTGGCACCTGTGATCCCACCGAAACGACGGACACTTCATGTAACATGATCAAGTATGTCCGCGGTATCAACGATGGCGAGAAGAACCGGAACTGGATGTTTGGTGATCCGCTGCACTCGCGGCCACTGGCAGTCAACTATGGGGCCATTAACGGCCGCCACAAACTCAACCCGGATATTCGCATTTATTCCGGTACCAATGCCGGCGTACTCCATATGATACGCAACACCTTGACAACCGGTACCGCTACAACAGATGCGCAGGGGAATCCCAGCTACATACCGGATCAGGATGGCGTGGAAGGTTGGGCCTACATGCCAATGGAGGTTATGGACATCATTCCGACTCTTCGCGCCGGTTCCGTGGCCGATCATCAATACGGCGTTGACGGCGCCCCGACTGCGGTAACCCGCGATGTCGACGGAGATGGCAACATTGAACCGGTTGACGGTGATTATGTTCACCTGTTCTTCGGCCTGCGCCGGGGCGGTCACGCCTATTACGCACTGGATATCAGCGACCCGGATAATCCGAAAATGCTTTGGCGTATTACCAAAAATGATCCGGACTTTGCCGAGCTGGGTGAAACCTGGTCTGAGCCTGTTGTTACCCAGGTATTACACGGTGGCAACACTACCTCAACACCGGCACTGATCTTTTCAGGCGGCTTTGATCCAAACAAGGATGACAATACGGTCAATCATACGGCAGCGGCCGGTGGTCCGGACAGCATGGGTCGTGGCGTATTTGTGGTAGACGCCAGCGATGGTAGCCTGATCTGGAAAGCGGTATATGGCGCAACCACCGGGCCCGATTCGGCTGCCAAGGCCTACTACGACAGTCGCATGCTGCACAGCATTCCGTCACGCGTCACGGCAGTAGACAGCGATGGCAATGGATTGACCGATCGCATCTATGTCGGAGATACCGGTGGCAATATCTGGCGCATGGATCTCAAGTCTAATGATCAGTTTGCCAGTGGCAACGAGTGGCGCGCCAACCTGGTATTCAATGCCCAGAACAACGGTGACACCACGACCACGGATCGTCGATTCTTCTACCAGCCGGACTACGTCCAGGCCAAGGACGACTCCGGGGTACCGTATGACGCCATTGTCATCGGTAGCGGTAATCGGGCGCATCCAACCAATCTCATTACCGACAATTACTTCTATGTCATCCGCGACCGCGAAACCTTGTCCGGTACACCGTCAATTACGACATTGAATCATGGCAGTCTGGCCGACATTACCAATAACTGCCTGCAAAACAGCAGTTGCGCAACGCCGCCAGACCTGTCCAACGGTTGGCGCCTAAAGCTCCATTGCCCCTGGCAGCCCGCCTCGGAACCCTGCGGAGAAAAAGTGCTGGCGTCGGCTTTTACGGTCGCTTCTGAAATCTACTTCACCAGCTACCAACCGGCCAATGGCGCACTAGCAGACACTTGTGAACCCTCAGAAGGTTCAGGCTTCTTGTATACACTGAACCTTAAAGACGGCACTGCTACCCAGGATTATGATTCGACTACCGCCGGCCTGACCACCAGTGATCGGTACGAAAAGTTGAAATCAGGCGGCATCCCGTCCGGTGTAGTTAACATCGGCGGCAAGGTGGTTCGCCCAGACCTTCAAATACAGGAGACAAAGCTGAAGGGCGGATATCGCTCATTCTGGCTGGAAAACGACGGCTACTGATCCAGTCTCAGCAACACCCCTGGCTACCCAGTGGCCAGGGGTTTTTCCTGTTTTGACAGCTTGCTGTTTTCACGGTATCGGTTATAAAGAACAAAGAGGTTGCTTGTTTTCGCAGCCTGACTTCACATAAAGAGGATAAATATGTTCGCAAGCCCAAATAAATTGTCATACAGAACGCTCCGCCAGCAACATGGCTTTACCATGATCGAGCTGATGATTGTCGTTGTTATTATTGCCATCATCGCCGCATTCGCCATCCCTTCCTACCAGGACAGCATCAGGAAGAGCAAACGTGCCGATGCCAAGACCGCCATATCCCAGGTCGCGTCACGCATGGAGCAGTTCTACCTCGATCGGAAGACCTACACCAGCGATCTGACCGAGTTGGGACTGGTGCAGGCCACCAGCGCCGGCGCTGCGGCTGGCGACTGGGATTCTCCGGAGCGTTATTACCGGGTCAGCGCCGTGGCACCGACCTGGGACAATGGTTGCTTCCCGATTACCTGCTGGGCACTGGAAGCCGTTGCCGTTGACACCAACCAGCTAAAGGATACAACTTGCCGCCGCTTCCGGCTTACTTCCAGGGGCGAAAAGGAAAGCGAAGATTCTACAGGAACTGCTACAACCAGTTGCTGGTAATCATCTGCCGTCCGGTTCCCATATGTATATGTAGCGCACCCGGCTGTAAAACTGGTGCACCTCCTGCCGCCCATTGCTGTCACTAACGCCCCCCGAACAGCAATGGGTTGTCTTTGTGGCGTCCATACCACACTTCCAACAAACCGGTTTTCATTACTTCCATAGTGTTTATATAGATTTATTCAATGTTATCAATATCTTAACAGTATTTATATTTATACTAATACTTATTTACATGTCCATTTTTGGTAGCGCGCAGCAGCATGCTTTTCTCAACCCTGTAGTTCAGATCAAAAGACACGGGTATACTTTAAATTAGAAATAAAAATAGCCTGCAGAAGCCTAAAAACTGAGGGCAAAACCGTGTTCAGGAACGAGGGAAACTACATGGATTTCACTTTACGGATTTTCTCGACCGTTCATTTTCGCACAGGAATCCCGTTTATCTGCCACAATAGACCGTTTGTCGGCACGAGTGGCTCGCTAAATCTACCGTTCATCGGTCTAATTATACCGCCTGTAACTTATTGTCAAAATAGCGGGTCACGCGAACGCGGACAAAAAATTATGCCAAGGAGTGGCGGTTTTTCGCTCATTGAATTGATTATTGCCCTGGTAATCCTGGCGATTATCGGTGGCCTGGCTGTGCCTTCGTTCATGCGAACTCTCGAAAACAATCGCATCACTACCCAAGCCAACGCATTTATCGCCGACCTTAACTTTGCCCGTAGCGAGGCCATCAAGCGAGGTACCGCGGTCGCCTTGTGCGTCGCCAACGTGGCTGCGTCAGATTGCGACCCCGCCGGCAGCTGGAACACCCGCCAACGGCTGATATGGACTGATACCACGACCAATGGTGTAGTTGATGCCGGTGAACAGATACTGCGCGTTATCGAGCCACCCGACGGCTCCCGCACCTACCTCGGTGACCCGGCAGGCGCGGTCGTTGCGATTGGTTTTGACCGCCAGGGAATAACCAACCTGGGCACGGCAACCGTGGGGGCGGCAAACGCGATTACGCTGGCCATTTGCTACGACTCAGACAACAACGGCATCCCGGAAACCGACACCGGTCGTGACATCATCATCAGCTTCACCGGCGTCACCAAGGTCGCACGTCCGGCCACAGCTTGCCCGTAATACAGAAACGAGGAGATTCTGGATGAGACCTTTATCTTTTCACTGTCCCGTATCCAGCGCAGGTCAATCGGGATTCGGCATGCTGGAAGTCCTGATTTCCATCCTGGTTCTGGCTATCGGACTGCTCGGACTGGCTGCATTGCAAACCGTCGGACTCAAATACAACTACCAGTCATTTCAACGCACCCAGGCCGTTATCCTGACCTACGAGCTGACCGACAAGATCCGCGCGAATGACGGTATCGCCGGCAACTACCAGGTCCAGTACGGCGTCAGCCTGGGCCAGCCCGCTGCCGGAACCTGTCACACCAGCCCTTGCACAGCCGCACAGCTGGCCGCCTACGACCTAGCGCTATGGAAACAATCCATCAACGAGCAATTGGGCGCAGATGCGGACGGCCAAATCAGTTATGACCCGGCGACACTGCTGCACAAGATCCAGATTAAATGGAAAGAAAATGAAGCAGACCAGGAATTCGCCCAGGAGGTTGAACTATGACATCGACCAAACACAGGAACATTGCACTGGTTGCGAGAAAATTCTGGCAATCCGGCTTCACCCTGGTTGAAATTATGATTGCGCTGACCATCAGCCTGATCATTCTTCTTGCTGTTACCCAGATTTTTGTCTCAAGCAGGACCACCTACAGCTACACGGAAGGCATGTCGCGGATACAGGAAGGTGGACGCTTTGCCATTGACTTCCTCGCCCGCGACATCCGCATGGCTGGTTATACCGGCTGTGCACGCCGCCTCGAGACCGCCGACGTTACCAATATACTGAAAAATCCCAATGACGCCACCCGGTATGACAGCGCAGGCATGGAAGTCTATCGCTACACCGGGTCAGGTGGCAGTGCCTTGAGCGACTGGACTCCAGCGCTGAAGGACATTGCATCAGGCGGATATTTCAAGGCCGGCGAAATGGAGCCGTTTTCCGATCTCCTGATCGTCAAGTATGGGACATCTGTAGATGCTTACCCGACAGGGTCGGCCGCGCCCAATGCCAACATCCAGATCCTGGCAACAACGGAAACTGAAAGCGCATTCCGCCAGAACGATATCGTCATGGTCACCGACTGCAATAATGCCGATATCTTTGCCATCACCAACAACGTTGCCAACAATGGCGGCGCGCTGACATTGGCCCATGCTACCGGCAGCAACAGTACCAATCGTCTTGGTCATGGCTACACCACCAATGCCGAAGTATTGCGCTGGGAAGCCCGCGCCTACTACGTCGGCAAGCCCGATCTTGATGGCGATAACAAGCCCGATCCCGACCCGGCATTGATGCGTAAATCACTGGTCCGGGGTGACCTGGTCGCTCAAGCCCTCGTTGAAGGGGTCGAGCGTATGCAACTGATGCTGGGCATGGATACGGATACTGCGCCGGGCCGCTTTCGTGACAATGGCGCCAATCAATATGTCTTGCCAGGCGACGCTGCAGCTGCAGACTTGTCAAAAGTGGTTTCCATCCGGGTTGGCATTGCGGTCACATCCGGCGATACGGTCGACGGTGAAGCCGATACTACAGTCTACAACATACTCGGACTGGCAAATGAAAGCTTTGACGATTACGGGCCAGGATCATCTCCGGAAAATTACGGGTCCGAGAATCGCGCAAGGCGACGGGTATTCACCATGACTGTCGCTCGCAGAAACTAGGCATGAGTCGGACAAACTATTTCATTGTCCAGGAGCCGGTATGAAACCATTAAACACTATAGCTTTGACCGAGCAGGGAATGACCCTGGTGATATCACTGATTTTTCTGCTGGTGCTCACCATTATCGGCATCTCGGCCATGAGCACCTCGTCACTGCAGGAAAAAATGGCCGGCAACATGAAAGACAAGGCGCTGTCGTTCCAGGCTGCGGAATCCGCCCTGATTACCGCCGAGGGATGGTTAAAGCAACAGGGCAAGACGCCACGGGCACAAACGACGCCTCAGATACTGTCTCCCTCGGTCAACGGTACTCCGGTCTGGCGCGATACCAATTTGGATATCTGGAACAGCGCCAATGCAATCAAGCACCCCGGCACCCCGGGACAACCGGCTAATACCGGTATCTTTGATCTTTCATACCTGTCGGACTCCCCGCAATACATTGTTGAGGACATGGGCCCGCTTGCATGTGAAAGCAAGTCAGGGTGCGGCGGCTATGGTGGAACACCACAACGCTTTATGTACCGTATAACCGCCCGCGGCCAGGGCGGCACAGCTAACGCTGTATCGCTGACCCAATCCACTTTTGCCTGGTACTGAACCGGATTGACGCAATATGAAAATGGATTTTCTGAGCAAATAATTCACTGGAGAGAAAACTATGAACTGCATTCAGCCAGATGGCTACCGCATAACCGTATCAAGCCGGGTCAAACGCTCTGTGACCGGCGCATTGCTGACGGGCATATTATTCACCGCGGCTAGCAGTCCTGCCTCCACGGATATCAGCAATTCACCACTGTTTATTTCCAATTCGGTGCAGCCCAATATTTTCTTCATGCTCGACGATTCCGGCAGTATGCGAGGCGAAACCCTGTACAACGAGGGCGTCCCCGTTGGCACGGCCACGACCAACACGCTGAGTTTTTCACCGGCCGGCACACTGGATCGCCAGCGTTTGTGTCACGGTTTTAATGTTCTCGCCTACAACCCCAATGTTCGTTACACGCCCTGGCGCGGGAAAGACGCGAACAATGTCAGCTATTCTGACGCGGACATCTTGTCGGGCGGTTTCACCACGCTGAGAAACAATCCTTATTGCCCTGCAGGGGTATCCGCGAGCACGACTATTGATGCAAGCGGTGCTGTTACCAACTGCAATGATGCCGGGTACAACGGCACACTTAATGCCACTGCCATAAACTATGCCTACTTTCCGTGGACAGACACTGATGCTGATGGCCAGTGGGACAGTGGCGAATGCGGGCTGACTGACTCCGAAGGTGTAACCTGGGCCGAACTGGCAAGTACAGGCACAACCACTGTGCCGGCTACCGAGCAGCAACGCAATTTCGCCAACTGGTACACCTATTACCGTAAACGTGATTTTGTGATGAAACGGGCCGTAACGGAACTGACTTACACTGGTCGCCATCGAATGGGATTTTCGACACTATGGAACAACAATGGTGTCGCCGTGCAGGTCAACAATATAGACAACATCAGCGTACCGGTTGATCCGGTTGCGCAGGCCGACAAGGAAAAAATGTTAAGACATTTATCCAATATCGGGCCAGCAAGCACCACACCCCTGAGAACGGCACTGCGTAACACCGGAAAATATTTTGAAGGTATAAATGACACTGATGTCAAAAACGTATTATTTTCCAGTGCACCCAGTCACCCGAACAGTTTCAAGGCTACCGGGCTATCGCCCATTCTCGACGCAAACCACGGTGGCGAATGCCAACAAAACTTCACCATCCTTCTGACTGATGGCGAATACAATGGCCCCGCCATTGGCATGGCCAACACGGATGGCGATAGCAATACAAGTTTTGACGGCACTCCATTCGCAGACGGCTTCTCCGATACACTGGCTGACGTGGCCATGAACTATTACGAACGGGACCTGGCACCCAGTCTTGCTGATGATGTGCCCGTCCTGGAGAACGTGGACGAGGCGGCGCATCAGCACATGGTGACTTTCACTGTGAGCTTCGGTTTGACCGGTGCACTGGATCCATTCAACACCAAGACTCCTGCCGATAACAGCGACTCAGATCCAAGGGCAACAGGCTTTGCCTGGCCGGATCCGGCGGACGGCATCAATGATGTGCAAAACAGGATCGACGATTTATGGCATGCCGCCTATAACGGCCGCGGCCAGTTTATGAGTGCTTCTGACGGACAGAAACTTATCAAGGCATTTGAGGATGCCCTGTCAAACATCAACCAGCGTGCCGGTTCAGCTTCCGCAATTGCCGTTTCCACCGGTGCCGTGTCCACGGATACGCGCCTGTACCAGTCCACCTTTGACAGCGGTACCTGGGAAGGCCACTTGTTTGCGTTACAATTTGACAGCTTTGACATTATCAACAGCGGTGACTGGGGCGGACCACCATCGGACGCCGCAGAGGTGCTGAAGACTCAAAACTGGAACACCGGGCGCCATATCGTTACCTGGAATCCTGCTGCCTTGGCGCCAGATGGTACAGCATTTCGCTGGAACACTATCGGCGCCAGCCAACAGGCCGCATTGATTGACGGTGCAACCGACGGTACCGGGAATCCTGATGCCGTTCTGGGACAGCAAAGACTTGAATTCATTCGCGGGGACCACGGCAATGAATCAAAGTCCGGATCAGGAAAATTTCGTAGTCGCGGACCAGGTGGCCAGGAATTCAAGCTCGGTGACATCGTCCACTCTTCACCGCTTTATGTCGGCGCACCGCCCTACGGGTATCTGGACGCCCTGGAATCTGTATCCTATAACAGTTTTCGTGTCGCCAACTTTGAACGAAAGGCAATGATTTACGTGGGCGCAAACGATGGCATGCTGCATGCTTTTGACGCCGAAACCGGTGAAGAAAAGCTGGCTTACGTTCCGTCATCGATATATCACAAGCTGCCGGAACTCACAGACCCGGCCTATTCCCACCAGTACTATGTTGATGAAACGCCGGTAGCCGGCGATGCCTTCTACAACGGTGCGTGGCACACAGTTCTTCTGGGTTCCCTGCGCGGTGGTGGCAAATCAGTGTTTGCACTCGATATTACCGACCCGCTGCCCTATACCGATTCCCTCGGTACCAGGCACTCCTACAAGGCAAACTTCGCCGAGAACAATGCTGCCAATATCGTCATGTGGGAATTCACTGATCCGGACCTGGGCTTTACCTTCGGCAAACCGGCAATTGGTCGCCTGGCCAATGGCAAGTGGGTTGCCATATTTGGCAACGGCTACAACAGCAGCATCCCGTTGCCGGGCGATACCAGCGTTTGCGGTACCAGTTACAGCTGCTCCGGCAAGGCGCACCTGTTCATCGTGGATATTGAAACCGGGGCGTTGCTCAAAAAGATCAATACCGGCGCAGGCAGCGCA
The nucleotide sequence above comes from Gammaproteobacteria bacterium. Encoded proteins:
- a CDS encoding PilC/PilY family type IV pilus protein; its protein translation is MNCIQPDGYRITVSSRVKRSVTGALLTGILFTAASSPASTDISNSPLFISNSVQPNIFFMLDDSGSMRGETLYNEGVPVGTATTNTLSFSPAGTLDRQRLCHGFNVLAYNPNVRYTPWRGKDANNVSYSDADILSGGFTTLRNNPYCPAGVSASTTIDASGAVTNCNDAGYNGTLNATAINYAYFPWTDTDADGQWDSGECGLTDSEGVTWAELASTGTTTVPATEQQRNFANWYTYYRKRDFVMKRAVTELTYTGRHRMGFSTLWNNNGVAVQVNNIDNISVPVDPVAQADKEKMLRHLSNIGPASTTPLRTALRNTGKYFEGINDTDVKNVLFSSAPSHPNSFKATGLSPILDANHGGECQQNFTILLTDGEYNGPAIGMANTDGDSNTSFDGTPFADGFSDTLADVAMNYYERDLAPSLADDVPVLENVDEAAHQHMVTFTVSFGLTGALDPFNTKTPADNSDSDPRATGFAWPDPADGINDVQNRIDDLWHAAYNGRGQFMSASDGQKLIKAFEDALSNINQRAGSASAIAVSTGAVSTDTRLYQSTFDSGTWEGHLFALQFDSFDIINSGDWGGPPSDAAEVLKTQNWNTGRHIVTWNPAALAPDGTAFRWNTIGASQQAALIDGATDGTGNPDAVLGQQRLEFIRGDHGNESKSGSGKFRSRGPGGQEFKLGDIVHSSPLYVGAPPYGYLDALESVSYNSFRVANFERKAMIYVGANDGMLHAFDAETGEEKLAYVPSSIYHKLPELTDPAYSHQYYVDETPVAGDAFYNGAWHTVLLGSLRGGGKSVFALDITDPLPYTDSLGTRHSYKANFAENNAANIVMWEFTDPDLGFTFGKPAIGRLANGKWVAIFGNGYNSSIPLPGDTSVCGTSYSCSGKAHLFIVDIETGALLKKINTGAGSATAPNGLNAPSLVDDNNDSIVDLVYAGDLQGNLWKFDVSSATSSGWVVSKNVGGKPAPLFTATDDNGIPQPITSAPEIADQTSAAGGLMVFFGTGRYLGKSDIIVSPTTQMQSFYGIWDETGSGTENNTQVKKANLLEQAITQTDVNGNNAGAGSANPPAFRTSSDTSIDSWGSSGTPGTYMGWKIDFDPAVTGFAGERVIYKSLAWGDTIIFSTLIPEDRPCGAGAKGWIMALNRTNGGPPPEAFFDTNEDGEIDLIDNSVCNGTACGGQFDPGGAPVEQKPMQGIPPAAGGVTPPRRSCDNLDSILVGGNSSGDTPTSKKTKTPVSLCRQSWRELQ
- a CDS encoding GspH/FimT family pseudopilin; the protein is MPRSGGFSLIELIIALVILAIIGGLAVPSFMRTLENNRITTQANAFIADLNFARSEAIKRGTAVALCVANVAASDCDPAGSWNTRQRLIWTDTTTNGVVDAGEQILRVIEPPDGSRTYLGDPAGAVVAIGFDRQGITNLGTATVGAANAITLAICYDSDNNGIPETDTGRDIIISFTGVTKVARPATACP
- a CDS encoding PilW family protein, whose amino-acid sequence is MTSTKHRNIALVARKFWQSGFTLVEIMIALTISLIILLAVTQIFVSSRTTYSYTEGMSRIQEGGRFAIDFLARDIRMAGYTGCARRLETADVTNILKNPNDATRYDSAGMEVYRYTGSGGSALSDWTPALKDIASGGYFKAGEMEPFSDLLIVKYGTSVDAYPTGSAAPNANIQILATTETESAFRQNDIVMVTDCNNADIFAITNNVANNGGALTLAHATGSNSTNRLGHGYTTNAEVLRWEARAYYVGKPDLDGDNKPDPDPALMRKSLVRGDLVAQALVEGVERMQLMLGMDTDTAPGRFRDNGANQYVLPGDAAAADLSKVVSIRVGIAVTSGDTVDGEADTTVYNILGLANESFDDYGPGSSPENYGSENRARRRVFTMTVARRN
- a CDS encoding PilC/PilY family type IV pilus protein, giving the protein MVFNRIFLTLATAAVLATSTLSSEIARAHDTDIYVGSAANAPEAMVMFTIDYRANLGSTVCNNGECAKLIADGYMPPLTTITFFDMIRAVMKKVLDPLYGFKLGLIVNHAHNNGCAGPTATACSGGAMVYYGLNSVAQTNDDPNTFDPNDMTVANPVEDRNKIEFFKKLDALPIPQGNLSHTWQGSEIYFELFRYLTGQEIFSLRNGWRDYGTTVTYNLGDANDLDSNGNVTPKWDTNVEACFNGTGKTCNNGKYMYKSPLQLVNATDCAGIYVVNFMFGVNQQEQDANAAISMDKANGGMSTSDALNAVDVSNPNTQFANVLRWLYDVDLADGTFGPATWPDRADNLKGTQNVTSYFLINTPNGNFTNEQISWAEAGGTTRPTALSENPDQLEEDLRAHLSNIISVSTTFVAPSIAVNVYNRAQVQKDLFIAMFEAEKTGKPAWSGNIKKFNLDLDKGLIVDASTPPKNAVSDKDGRISNSALSFWTLPGDLRDPVQGIDEFFAGSDGRFIERGGCGSRIPGYKLTCAGTTCTSTFTPGLTNPAGTATATSNRKVFTDPAGFTNGNATGLRPLEATTSVAAATDIMAAFGVATAGTCDPTETTDTSCNMIKYVRGINDGEKNRNWMFGDPLHSRPLAVNYGAINGRHKLNPDIRIYSGTNAGVLHMIRNTLTTGTATTDAQGNPSYIPDQDGVEGWAYMPMEVMDIIPTLRAGSVADHQYGVDGAPTAVTRDVDGDGNIEPVDGDYVHLFFGLRRGGHAYYALDISDPDNPKMLWRITKNDPDFAELGETWSEPVVTQVLHGGNTTSTPALIFSGGFDPNKDDNTVNHTAAAGGPDSMGRGVFVVDASDGSLIWKAVYGATTGPDSAAKAYYDSRMLHSIPSRVTAVDSDGNGLTDRIYVGDTGGNIWRMDLKSNDQFASGNEWRANLVFNAQNNGDTTTTDRRFFYQPDYVQAKDDSGVPYDAIVIGSGNRAHPTNLITDNYFYVIRDRETLSGTPSITTLNHGSLADITNNCLQNSSCATPPDLSNGWRLKLHCPWQPASEPCGEKVLASAFTVASEIYFTSYQPANGALADTCEPSEGSGFLYTLNLKDGTATQDYDSTTAGLTTSDRYEKLKSGGIPSGVVNIGGKVVRPDLQIQETKLKGGYRSFWLENDGY
- the pilV gene encoding type IV pilus modification protein PilV, with product MRPLSFHCPVSSAGQSGFGMLEVLISILVLAIGLLGLAALQTVGLKYNYQSFQRTQAVILTYELTDKIRANDGIAGNYQVQYGVSLGQPAAGTCHTSPCTAAQLAAYDLALWKQSINEQLGADADGQISYDPATLLHKIQIKWKENEADQEFAQEVEL
- a CDS encoding PilX N-terminal domain-containing pilus assembly protein, with the protein product MKPLNTIALTEQGMTLVISLIFLLVLTIIGISAMSTSSLQEKMAGNMKDKALSFQAAESALITAEGWLKQQGKTPRAQTTPQILSPSVNGTPVWRDTNLDIWNSANAIKHPGTPGQPANTGIFDLSYLSDSPQYIVEDMGPLACESKSGCGGYGGTPQRFMYRITARGQGGTANAVSLTQSTFAWY